A single Gambusia affinis linkage group LG22, SWU_Gaff_1.0, whole genome shotgun sequence DNA region contains:
- the nkx2.2b gene encoding NK2 homeobox 2b gives MPSGSRGRTGFSVRDLLDLPNPAGGSGSGTEEESSREEPDPEPEPKCWSSWSRAAESGTGRPGEHPDAMARLGSAQKNRKRRVLFSKAQTSELERRFRQQRYLSVPEREHLAGRIQLTPNQVKIWFQNHRYKMKRARAERGHEALPLLPARRVAIPLLVRDGKPSEPLEVRSGFALPLCAFSPLLRAACGPNRTGPAPLLYPWSWT, from the exons ATGCCGTCCGGCTCCAGAGGCAGAACCGGATTCTCAGTGCGGGATCTTCTGGACCTTCCGAACCCCGCAGGAGGATCCGGGTCCGGAACCGAGGAGGAGAGCTCCAGGGAGGAACcggacccagaaccagaaccgaagTGTTGGAGCAGTTGGAGCCGAGCAGCAG AGTCCGGAACCGGCCGACCCGGTGAGCATCCCGACGCTATGGCCCGGCTCGGTTCGGCCCAGAAGAACCGGAAGAGGCGGGTTCTGTTCTCCAAGGCGCAGACCTCGGAGCTGGAGCGCCGCTTCCGACAGCAGCGGTACCTGTCGGTTCCGGAGCGGGAGCACCTGGCTGGCCGGATCCAGCTCACCCCGAACCAGGTCAagatctggttccagaaccacCGATACAAGATGAAGCGCGCGCGCGCGGAGCGCGGACACGAGGCGTTGCCGCTGCTTCCGGCGCGCCGCGTAGCGATCCCGCTGCTGGTTCGGGACGGGAAACCGTCCGAACCGCTGGAGGTTCGGTCCGGGTTCGCCCTGCCGCTGTGCGCCTTCTCCCCGCTGCTGCGCGCCGCCTGCGGGccgaaccggaccggaccggcgCCGCTTCTCTACCCCTGGAGCTGGACCTGA
- the cebpz gene encoding CCAAT/enhancer-binding protein zeta produces the protein MGALHLSCCLSVYIRRCSPRRRDSMADSRSSDEFQQEENSEEEESPGGEELNLEEVLRLGGTQADYILLAAINDSTELVDGGMKEAIDDLEEGELEGFISKLGIRAHTGSQSVPDEPEGGAAADHRKGKKAVKASAADQVSGSQSKKQKKKEDVPVPPGKKPKQNPAQFEFQARQVLLIKPGGKWFELEYASEGSDTPQDAAVVSRYKALAQRLFESEVELYRTKKNLQRGANSAWMKTVVSSGALADRMAAMTLLVQDAPVHMLEHVETLVSMVKRKGSRRMGLMALDTMRELLLSDLLPEHRKLRPFPQHPFDQLEERASGNRDARDRRLILWYFEHQLKQQVAQFVAALDGVGHDTVAATKAKALAAAHELLSGRPEQERALLVQVVNKLGDPDYKMAAKAAHLLETLLHNHPNMKAVVCCEVERLMFRPNVGAKAQYYAVCFLSQVMLSHDEAPLAAKLIAVYFSFFGACVKRKDVESKMLSALLTGVNRAYPYADAGDEKVREQLDTLFRVVHLAKFNTAVQALMLLFQVLDAQQSVSDRFYVALYRKLLDPGLAASPRQNLFLNLLFKALKADVAPRRVKAFAKRLLQVAAQQGACFAAGALFLVSEVMKAKPGLRMLLQQGEDEEEEEEEFKDVCEEEEEEESPEPATRPTASWVHHQNLEGGRSSQNYDPVHRNPLFCGADRSPLWELHRLSLHFHPSVSLFARTVLQGEPVQYSGDPLQDFTLIRFLDRFVFRNPKQLRGKQNTDSAALRPKQRFPVGSLPVNGAEFLSRDENQIPVDQVFFHRFFKKRQQEKQSRQPRPDGDEASVESVEDDEFEEALDSLEADFANVPDGDLDFAGNVRSKKGKDSEDSDLEDDLDDEEVSLGSMDEEDFGEDAGGTFMDPEDDDDEGPELEDGEDEDVPEGSGEEAELPAIPKTRKRKSFKEPDFSGLLEPQKDKKRKQRKDGGVCASAEEFGSLLDENTDCKLDNISLNAMANSDRAGLKQLKWESQRDDWIHGRDSQTLRRRKSSFIRRKTRGRGAFRRNRK, from the exons ATGGGGGCGCTGCATCTCTCTTGCTGCCTCTCTGTCTACATCCGGCGCTGCTCTCCACGCCGCAGAGACAGCATGGCGGACAGCAGGAGCTCCGATGAGTTCCAGCAGGAGGAGaacagtgaggaggaggagagtcCAGGCGGAGAGGAGCTCAACCTGGAGGAGGTGCTGCGGCTCGGAGGGACCCAG GCGGACTACATCCTGCTGGCGGCCATCAATGACTCCACCGAGCTCGTTGATGGAGGGATGAAGGAAGCCATCGACGACCTGGAGGAGGGAGAGCTGGAGGGATTCATCTCCAAACTGGGGATCCGGGCCCACACCGGGTCCCAAAGCGTCCCGGACGAGCCGGAGGGCGGCGCCGCTGCAGACCACAGGAAGGGTAAAAAGGCTGTGAAAGCGTCGGCCGCAGATCAAGTGTCCGGCTCTCAGagtaaaaaacagaagaagaaggaagatgTCCCGGTCCCACCTGGGAAAAAGCCGAAGCAGAACCCGGCCCAGTTTGAGTTCCAGGCGCGCCAGGTTCTGCTCATCAAGCCGGGTGGGAAGTGGTTCGAGCTTGAGTACGCCTCGGAAGGCTCGGATACGCCACAGGACGCGGCGGTGGTGTCCCGCTACAAGGCGCTGGCGCAGCGACTGTTTGAGTCCGAGGTGGAGCTGTACCGCACCAAGAAGAACCTGCAGAGAGGAGCCAACTCCGCCTGGATGAAGACGGTGGTCTCCTCCGGCGCGCTGGCCGACCGCATGGCCGCCATGACGCTGCTGGTGCAGGACGCGCCGGTGCACATGCTGGAGCACGTGGAGAcgctggtttccatggtgaagAGGAAGGGCAGCCGACGGATGGGCCTGATGGCGCTGGACACAATGCGGGAGCTGCTGCTTTCCGACCTGCTGCCCGAGCACCGGAAACTCCGCCCCTTCCCCCAGCACCCCTTCGACCAGCTGGAGGAGCGTGCGAGCGGCAACCGCGACGCCCGCGACCGCCGCCTCATCCTTTGGTACTTTGAGCACCAGTTGAAGCAGCAGGTGGCCCAATTTGTGGCGGCGCTGGACGGGGTGGGCCACGACACGGTGGCGGCCACCAAGGCCAAGGCGCTGGCCGCCGCCCACGAGCTGCTGAGCGGCCGGCCTGAGCAGGAGAGGGCGCTGCTGGTCCAGGTGGTCAACAAGCTGGGCGACCCCGACTACAAGATGGCTGCCAAAGCGGCGCACCTGCTGGAGACGCTGCTACACAACCACCCCAACATGAAGGCGGTGGTGTGCTGCGAGGTGGAGCGCCTCATGTTCCGGCCCAACGTCGGCGCCAAGGCGCAGTACTACGCCGTGTGCTTCCTGAGCCAGGTGATGCTGAGCCACGACGAGGCGCCGCTGGCCGCCAAGCTCATCGCCGTCTACTTCTCCTTCTTCGGCGCCTGCGTCAAGAGGAAGGACGTGGAGTCCAAGATGCTGAGCGCTTTGCTGACCGGCGTCAACCGGGCGTATCCCTACGCCGACGCCGGAGACGAGAAGGTGCGCGAGCAGCTGGACACGCTGTTCCGGGTCGTCCACCTGGCCAAGTTCAACACGGCGGTGCAGGCGCTGATGCTGCTGTTCCAGGTTCTGGACGCGCAGCAGAGCGTGTCCGACCGCTTCTACGTGGCCCTGTACAG GAAGCTGCTGGACCCGGGGCTGGCGGCGTCGCCGCGGCAGAACCTGTTCCTCAACCTGCTGTTCAAGGCGCTGAAGGCGGACGTGGCGCCGCGGCGCGTCAAGGCCTTCGCCAAGCGGCTGCTGCAGGTCGCCGCGCAGCAGGGCGCCTGCTTCGCCGCCGGGGCGCTCTTCCTCGTCTCCGAGGTGATGAAGGCCAAGCCGGGCCTGcggatgctgctgcagcaggggGAG gacgaagaggaggaagaggaggagtttaAAGATGtgtgtgaggaggaggaagaggaggagtctCCGGAACCAGCGACCCGGCCCACGGCATCATGGGTCCACCACCAGAACCTGGAAG GAGGGCGGAGCTCCCAGAACTACGACCCGGTCCACAGGAACCCGCTGTTCTGCGGCGCCGACCGCTCCCCGCTGTGGGAGCTGCACCGG CTGTCTCTGCACTTCCACCCCTCGGTGTCCCTGTTCGCCAGAACCGTCCTGCAG GGAGAACCGGTCCAGTACTCGGGCGACCCGCTCCAGGACTTCACGCTGATCCGGTTCCTGGATCGCTTCGTCTTCAGGAATCCAAAGCAGCTCAGAGGAAAAC AAAACACAGATTCTGCGGCACTGAGGCCCAAGCAGCGCTTCCCGGTCGGCTCGCTGCCAG TGAACGGCGCCGAGTTCCTGTCCAGAGACGAGAACCAGATCCCCGTCGACCAGGTCTTCTTCCACCG cttcttcaaGAAAAGGCAGCAGGAGAAGCAGAGCCGGCAGCCGCGACCCGACGGAGACGAGGCGAGCGTGGAGAGCGTGGAGGACGACGAGTTCGAGGAGGCACTCG ATTCCTTGGAGGCCGACTTCGCCAACGTTCCGGACGGCGACCTGGACTTCGCAGG GAACGTCCGCAGTAAGAAAGGCAAGGACTCGGAGGATTCGGACTTGGAGGATGATCTGGACGATGAGGAGGTGTCTCTGGGCAGCATGGATGAGGAAGACTTTGGAGAGGATGCAGGCGGGACCTTCATGGACcctgaggatgatgatgatgaag GTCCAGAGCTGGAGGACGGCGAGGATGAAGATGTTCCTGAAG GTTCAGGTGAAGAGGCGGAGCTTCCTGCCATTCCTAAAACCAGAAAGAGGAAGTCCTTCAAGGAGCCGGATTTCTCCGGACTTTTAG AGCCGCAGAAGGACAAGAAGAGGAAACAAAGGAAAGACGGAGGCGTGTGTGCTTCAGCGGAGGAG tttGGATCGCTGCTGGACGAAAACACCGACTGCAAGTTGGACAACATCAGCCTGAACGCCATGGCCAACAGCGACAGAGCAG GCCTGAAGCAGCTGAAGTGGGAATCGCAGCGGGACGACTGGATCCACGGCCGGGACTCCCAGACGCTGCGCCGCAGAAAGAGCTCCTTCATCAGGAGGAAGACGAGGGGCCGCGGGGCCTtcaggaggaacaggaagtaG
- the LOC122825547 gene encoding protein CEBPZOS-like: MSPRPLEPLARRLMKGVVIVELLGVFGAYFLFHRMNNSQEFRSSMNSRFPSVLEVYYQSNEWAGIYGIREQDQEAWAAKRD, translated from the exons ATGTCCCCGCGGCCCCTGGAGCCCCTGGCCAGGCGGCTGATGAAGGGCGTGGTCATAGTGGAGCTGCTGGGCGTGTTTGGGGCCTACTTCCTGTTCCACAGGATGAACAACAGTCAGG AGTTCAGGAGCTCCATGAACAGCCGCTTCCCTTCAGTGCTGGAAG TTTACTACCAGTCCAACGAGTGGGCCGGGATCTATGGGATCCGGGAGCAGGACCAGGAAGCCTGGGCGGCCAAACGGGACTGA